From Sus scrofa isolate TJ Tabasco breed Duroc chromosome 18, Sscrofa11.1, whole genome shotgun sequence, a single genomic window includes:
- the LOC100522842 gene encoding cytochrome c — protein sequence MGNVEKGKKIFVQKCAQCHTVEKGGKHKTGPNLHGLFGRKTGQAPGFTYTDANKNKGITWGEETLMAYLENPKKYIPGTKMIFAGI from the coding sequence atgggcaatgTTGAGAAGGGCAAGAAGATTTTTGTTCAGAAGTGTGCCCAGTGCCACACTGTAGAAAAGGGAGGCAAGCACAAGACTGGTCCAAACCTCCATGGTCTCTTTGGGCGGAAGACAGGTCAGGCTCCTGGATTCACTTACACAGATGCCAACAAGAACAAAGGCATCACCTGGGGAGAGGAGACACTGATGGCGTACCTGGAGAATCCCAAGAAGTACATCCCTGGAACAAAAATGATCTTCGCTGGCATttag